A window of the Dongshaea marina genome harbors these coding sequences:
- the preA gene encoding NAD-dependent dihydropyrimidine dehydrogenase subunit PreA: protein MPLIKDLSIEMNGVRCENPFFLSSSPVSSNYEMCARAFDAGWAGVVYKTIGFFIANEVSPRFDHVRDGSGWSGFKNMEQISDKPLERNLEMLARLKRDYPEKVVVASIMGSNEQEWQELARLSEEAGVDILECNFSCPQMTSDAMGSDVGQNDDLVARYTAAVKRGSSLPVWAKMTPNIGQMEIPALAAQKAGANGIAAINTVKSLTGIDLNSFTPEPQIRGKSSISGYSGRAIKPIALRFIAQLMQHPEFRLPISGQGGIYTWEDAVHFLLLGSRTLQVTTSVMEHGYRIVEDLKSGLSHYMQDKGFERVEDMVGLSLQNTVAAEELNRDRIIYPHFDHKSCIGCGQCHLSCQDGAHQAIHWDHQSRKPTLDKAKCPGCHLCLNVCPVAGCITPGEVISKQAC, encoded by the coding sequence ATGCCACTAATTAAAGATCTATCAATCGAAATGAATGGCGTTCGCTGTGAGAACCCCTTTTTCCTCTCCTCCTCCCCGGTTAGTAGCAACTATGAGATGTGCGCCCGGGCCTTTGATGCGGGCTGGGCCGGGGTCGTCTACAAAACCATCGGCTTTTTTATTGCCAATGAGGTCTCCCCCCGCTTTGACCATGTGCGTGATGGCAGTGGCTGGAGTGGCTTTAAGAATATGGAACAGATCTCGGACAAGCCGTTGGAGCGTAACCTGGAGATGCTGGCTCGCCTCAAGCGAGACTATCCAGAGAAGGTGGTGGTTGCCTCCATCATGGGCTCTAATGAGCAGGAGTGGCAGGAGCTGGCCCGTCTCAGTGAGGAGGCCGGGGTGGATATTCTGGAGTGTAATTTCTCCTGCCCGCAGATGACCAGTGATGCCATGGGCTCAGACGTGGGTCAAAATGATGATCTGGTGGCACGCTACACGGCCGCGGTTAAACGGGGTAGCTCGCTGCCGGTTTGGGCGAAGATGACCCCAAATATCGGCCAAATGGAGATCCCGGCGCTGGCTGCGCAAAAAGCCGGTGCCAATGGCATAGCCGCGATCAACACGGTTAAATCCCTGACCGGCATCGATCTCAACAGTTTTACCCCGGAGCCTCAGATCCGGGGTAAGTCATCGATCTCCGGATACTCGGGGCGCGCCATCAAGCCGATCGCCCTGCGCTTTATCGCCCAACTGATGCAGCATCCCGAGTTCAGACTACCCATTAGTGGCCAGGGCGGGATCTATACCTGGGAAGATGCGGTTCACTTTTTGCTGTTAGGCTCACGGACTCTGCAGGTCACCACCTCGGTGATGGAGCATGGCTACCGGATCGTCGAAGACCTGAAATCCGGACTCAGCCACTATATGCAGGATAAGGGATTTGAACGGGTTGAGGATATGGTTGGCCTGTCTTTGCAGAACACGGTTGCTGCCGAAGAGCTCAACCGGGATCGGATCATCTATCCTCATTTTGATCACAAATCATGTATCGGCTGTGGCCAGTGCCACCTCTCCTGTCAGGATGGTGCCCACCAGGCGATCCACTGGGATCATCAAAGCCGCAAGCCAACCCTGGATAAGGCCAAGTGTCCGGGCTGCCATCTGTGCCTGAATGTCTGTCCCGTGGCGGGCTGTATTACTCCCGGAGAAGTGATCAGCAAGCAAGCCTGCTAA
- a CDS encoding MFS transporter: protein MKSLTLRQYMALILLMSFSMVSMLFITPALGDFASLLQLTSTQSAELLSFFLLGYALGQLPYGILADRLGRLTTLKYAMLFSLAGSVMAIIATVTRSHELLNLARFIIGFGGAGGSVIVATLINESFEEQQARRILGTVYFTFAFLPCISIFLGGLLGKLVGPAGLLIASGLYNLALLPLIKRLPSPRQQDSACLSMLRLLRNYRHNLGNASYLLCTLTFVCTVCIYCIFTSLAPLVIIEPFSLTQLHFSILMLLITSGVAAGCFVSNHLTRRAATATRLTYGGLSMLVGGCLMLVLCYWLKASHLLLWFSIAGFILFMGHGLVSTNSSVLGIKATPFKASGVSIMYFLSFSLSSLLSQQTSVLLAHSNARVFGEVLLCLAVLATLLFALAHRKIKKLQPAPQISG from the coding sequence ATGAAATCCCTGACCCTGCGCCAGTACATGGCGCTCATTTTGCTGATGAGCTTCTCCATGGTCAGCATGCTGTTTATCACCCCCGCCCTGGGTGATTTCGCCAGCCTGCTACAGCTGACATCAACCCAATCGGCCGAGCTGCTCTCTTTCTTCCTCTTAGGGTACGCCCTGGGGCAGCTCCCCTATGGAATACTGGCGGACCGGCTGGGACGCCTGACCACCCTGAAATACGCAATGCTGTTTTCCCTGGCAGGCTCGGTGATGGCTATCATTGCCACAGTTACCCGCTCTCACGAGCTTTTGAACCTGGCGCGCTTCATCATTGGCTTCGGCGGAGCCGGTGGCAGTGTGATCGTGGCCACCCTCATCAATGAAAGCTTTGAGGAGCAACAGGCGAGAAGAATTCTCGGAACCGTCTATTTTACCTTTGCCTTCCTTCCCTGCATCAGCATCTTTCTCGGGGGATTGCTGGGTAAACTGGTTGGGCCCGCCGGGCTATTGATCGCCAGTGGCTTGTATAATTTGGCCCTGCTCCCCCTCATCAAGCGCCTGCCTTCACCACGGCAACAAGATAGCGCCTGCCTATCGATGCTGCGACTCCTTCGCAACTACCGGCATAATCTGGGCAATGCTTCATACCTGTTGTGCACCCTGACCTTTGTCTGCACCGTATGTATCTACTGCATCTTTACCAGCTTGGCTCCGCTGGTGATCATCGAACCCTTTAGCCTGACCCAACTTCACTTCAGCATCCTGATGTTACTCATCACCAGTGGTGTCGCGGCGGGCTGTTTTGTCAGTAATCATCTCACCCGCAGGGCAGCCACGGCGACAAGGCTCACCTATGGCGGGCTATCTATGCTGGTTGGCGGCTGCCTGATGCTGGTTCTGTGCTACTGGCTCAAGGCCTCACACCTGCTGCTATGGTTCTCTATTGCGGGCTTTATCCTGTTTATGGGGCATGGGCTGGTTAGTACCAATAGCTCGGTGTTGGGGATCAAGGCAACGCCCTTTAAGGCCAGCGGCGTTTCCATTATGTATTTTCTGTCTTTCTCACTCTCCAGCCTGCTGAGTCAGCAAACCTCGGTGCTGCTCGCCCACTCAAATGCCCGGGTGTTTGGTGAGGTCCTGTTGTGCCTGGCGGTGCTAGCGACCTTGCTCTTTGCATTGGCACACAGAAAAATCAAAAAGTTGCAGCCAGCGCCGCAAATTTCGGGATAA
- a CDS encoding TSCPD domain-containing protein — MARKIDSKIVSYKVKEAETAQPAKNDEIDDNKVIQMHETVQRPEHLKGTTYKLKTPEHISEHSLFITINDIILNEGTEHETRRPFEIFINSKSLEHYQWIVALTRIISAVFRKGGDITFLVEELRSVFDPKGGYWNKGKYVPSLIAEIGNVIERHLTYIGMLGSNDDEHRQQYLKQKREELAAAEAAEAEAEEEASDSFPPNATLCYKCHARAVIQKDGCMTCLNCGDSKCG; from the coding sequence ATGGCAAGAAAGATCGACAGTAAGATCGTTTCTTACAAGGTAAAGGAGGCTGAGACCGCTCAGCCAGCAAAAAATGATGAAATCGATGATAACAAGGTGATCCAGATGCATGAGACGGTTCAACGTCCCGAGCACCTGAAGGGGACCACCTACAAGCTGAAGACTCCGGAGCATATCTCGGAGCATTCGCTGTTTATCACCATCAATGACATCATCCTCAATGAGGGGACCGAGCACGAGACCCGTCGTCCGTTCGAGATCTTCATTAACTCCAAGAGTCTGGAGCACTATCAGTGGATCGTGGCCCTGACCCGGATCATCTCGGCGGTATTTCGCAAGGGTGGGGATATCACCTTCCTGGTCGAAGAGCTGCGCTCCGTATTCGATCCCAAGGGTGGCTATTGGAACAAGGGTAAATATGTTCCATCTCTGATCGCCGAGATTGGTAACGTCATTGAGCGTCATCTGACCTATATCGGGATGCTGGGTTCAAACGATGATGAGCACCGTCAGCAGTACCTGAAGCAAAAGCGTGAAGAGCTGGCAGCTGCTGAAGCTGCCGAGGCAGAGGCCGAAGAGGAGGCCAGTGATAGCTTCCCGCCGAATGCGACTCTCTGCTACAAGTGTCACGCCCGAGCGGTGATCCAAAAAGATGGTTGCATGACCTGTCTGAACTGTGGCGATTCCAAGTGCGGTTAA